The proteins below come from a single Caenibius sp. WL genomic window:
- the acs gene encoding acetate--CoA ligase: MEEAMQDSIEHPAEIVPVPAAARDGTSCTLEQYDAMYRHSVENPDGFWAEQAARLDWFRAPTRIAEWSYDPVDIKWFSDGQLNICHNALDRHVAAGKGDVTALIFEPDSPQGTARKLTYAELLAETIRMANTLKKMGVRKGDRVTIYMPMIPEGAVAMLACARIGAIHSVVFGGFSPDAIAGRIEDCQSDWVICADEGLRGSKKVPLKANVDAALEKVSVKAVLVVRHTGADIAMTAGRDHWYHELSGDVPAECPCEVMNAEDPLFILYTSGSTGKPKGVLHTTGGYAVWTESTFRYVFDYRPGEIYWCTADIGWVTGHSYIVYGPLQNGATALMFEGIPNFPDHDRFWQVVDKYKVNIFYTAPTAIRALMREGTDYVTRHDLSSLRLLGSVGEPINPEAWRWYQDNVGHGKIPVVDTWWQTETGGIMITTLPGAHDMKPGSAGRPFFSVCPQLVDGDGGVLADEDTGGAAEGNLCIVRSWPGQARTIYGDHDRFVQTYFATYHGKYFTGDGCRRDEDGYYWITGRVDDVLNVSGHRMGTAEIESALVLHDLVAEAAVVGYPHDIKGQGIYCYVTLNAGVEPTKDLAAELRQQVRTEIGPIAAPDHIQFTPALPKTRSGKIMRRILRKIAENDFGSLGDTSTLADPTLVDGLIEGRLNR, encoded by the coding sequence ATGGAAGAAGCCATGCAGGATTCGATCGAGCACCCAGCCGAAATCGTGCCGGTTCCCGCCGCTGCTCGCGACGGCACAAGCTGTACGCTCGAACAATACGATGCCATGTATCGCCACAGTGTGGAAAACCCCGACGGGTTCTGGGCCGAACAGGCCGCCCGGCTGGACTGGTTCCGCGCGCCGACCCGGATTGCAGAATGGAGCTACGATCCGGTCGACATCAAATGGTTTTCGGATGGCCAGCTCAACATCTGCCACAATGCCCTCGATCGCCATGTCGCGGCGGGCAAAGGCGATGTCACCGCACTGATCTTCGAACCGGACAGCCCCCAGGGCACTGCCCGCAAGCTGACCTATGCCGAACTGCTGGCCGAAACGATCCGCATGGCCAACACGCTCAAGAAAATGGGTGTGCGCAAAGGCGACCGGGTGACGATCTACATGCCGATGATTCCCGAAGGCGCGGTGGCGATGCTCGCCTGCGCCCGGATCGGCGCCATCCATTCGGTGGTGTTCGGCGGCTTCTCTCCCGATGCGATCGCTGGCCGCATCGAAGATTGCCAGAGCGACTGGGTGATCTGCGCCGATGAAGGGTTGCGCGGATCGAAGAAAGTTCCGCTCAAAGCCAATGTCGATGCCGCGCTCGAAAAGGTTTCGGTCAAGGCCGTACTGGTGGTGCGTCACACGGGCGCCGATATCGCGATGACCGCCGGGCGCGATCACTGGTATCACGAACTGAGCGGCGATGTTCCCGCCGAATGCCCGTGCGAAGTGATGAACGCGGAAGATCCGTTGTTCATCCTCTATACTTCGGGCTCCACCGGCAAGCCCAAGGGCGTGCTCCACACCACCGGCGGCTATGCCGTATGGACGGAAAGCACCTTCCGCTACGTGTTCGATTACCGGCCGGGCGAAATCTACTGGTGCACCGCCGATATCGGCTGGGTCACCGGGCATAGCTACATCGTCTATGGCCCGCTGCAGAACGGCGCCACCGCGCTGATGTTCGAAGGCATCCCCAATTTCCCGGATCATGACCGGTTCTGGCAGGTGGTGGACAAGTACAAGGTCAACATCTTCTACACCGCGCCCACCGCGATCCGCGCACTGATGCGCGAAGGCACCGACTACGTCACCCGGCATGACCTTTCCAGCCTGCGCCTGCTCGGCTCGGTGGGCGAACCGATCAACCCCGAAGCCTGGCGCTGGTATCAGGACAATGTCGGCCACGGGAAAATCCCGGTAGTGGACACCTGGTGGCAGACCGAAACCGGCGGAATCATGATCACCACTCTGCCCGGTGCCCATGACATGAAGCCGGGCAGCGCCGGCCGGCCCTTCTTCAGCGTCTGCCCGCAACTGGTGGATGGCGATGGCGGCGTGCTCGCAGACGAGGACACCGGCGGCGCGGCCGAAGGCAATCTGTGCATCGTACGCAGCTGGCCCGGCCAGGCACGGACGATCTACGGCGATCACGATCGCTTCGTGCAAACCTATTTCGCCACTTATCACGGGAAATACTTTACCGGCGACGGCTGCCGCCGTGACGAAGACGGTTATTACTGGATCACCGGGCGGGTGGACGACGTGCTCAACGTTTCCGGCCACCGGATGGGCACGGCGGAAATCGAAAGCGCGCTGGTGCTGCACGATCTCGTCGCCGAAGCCGCCGTGGTCGGCTATCCGCACGACATCAAGGGGCAAGGCATCTACTGCTATGTCACGCTCAATGCCGGAGTCGAACCGACCAAGGATCTGGCGGCAGAACTGCGCCAGCAGGTGCGGACCGAGATCGGCCCGATTGCGGCGCCCGATCATATCCAGTTCACCCCGGCCCTGCCCAAAACACGTTCGGGCAAGATCATGCGGCGTATCCTGCGCAAGATCGCGGAGAACGATTTCGGCAGTCTGGGCGATACGTCGACTCTGGCCGACCCCACGCTGGTCGACGGCTTGATCGAAGGGCGCCTGAATCGCTAA
- a CDS encoding DUF1134 domain-containing protein: MMIRFATSFRRRTAGVFLSFALVLGTAPLAAQDMPIDGDLADPGSAAAANPAGGYPETADTQGGYDQNGTPMPAENVPVAPAPDAQQAAGQAATTGQGETYKRDDLVGAAEGLFGKGAKGLAGLIEDLLAKQGEPNGYIVGREGGGALVVGVRYGSGTLYHKVEGQRPVYWTGPSIGFDAGANVGNTFILVYNLYDSEEIYRRFPAVEGQVYAVGGFNASYLRSGDKVLIPIRVGAGLRLGVNAGYMKFRKTQKWIPF; this comes from the coding sequence ATGATGATACGTTTCGCCACCAGTTTCCGCCGCCGCACAGCCGGAGTTTTCCTGAGCTTTGCGCTGGTGCTCGGCACCGCTCCGCTCGCCGCGCAGGATATGCCGATCGATGGCGATCTTGCCGATCCGGGTTCCGCCGCGGCGGCCAATCCGGCGGGCGGCTACCCCGAGACCGCCGACACGCAGGGCGGCTATGACCAGAACGGCACGCCGATGCCCGCCGAAAATGTCCCGGTGGCGCCCGCCCCCGATGCGCAGCAGGCCGCCGGTCAGGCGGCCACCACCGGGCAGGGCGAAACCTACAAGCGCGATGATCTGGTCGGGGCAGCCGAAGGGCTGTTCGGCAAGGGCGCCAAGGGCCTGGCGGGCCTGATCGAGGATCTGCTGGCCAAACAGGGCGAACCCAACGGCTATATCGTCGGCCGCGAAGGTGGCGGCGCGCTGGTCGTCGGCGTACGCTACGGTTCGGGCACGCTCTATCACAAGGTCGAAGGCCAACGCCCGGTGTACTGGACCGGGCCTTCGATCGGGTTCGATGCCGGGGCCAATGTCGGCAACACCTTCATCCTCGTGTACAATCTCTACGACAGCGAGGAAATCTACCGCCGCTTTCCGGCCGTGGAAGGGCAGGTCTATGCCGTGGGCGGGTTCAACGCGAGCTACCTGCGCAGCGGGGACAAGGTGCTGATTCCCATCCGCGTGGGCGCGGGGCTGCGCCTTGGCGTGAACGCGGGCTACATGAAGTTCCGCAAGACGCAGAAGTGGATTCCGTTCTGA
- the ribD gene encoding bifunctional diaminohydroxyphosphoribosylaminopyrimidine deaminase/5-amino-6-(5-phosphoribosylamino)uracil reductase RibD, with product MPGNRADAVWLATAARLGTRGRPESRPNPAVGAIVVQNGVVVGRGWTRAGGRPHAEAEALAMAGDAARGAALYVSLEPCAHQSVRGPSCSSLIAAAQIARVVAGVEDPDPRTAGAGLALLRAAGIDAQLLPSPEAEASLEGYLMQRRHGRPHVTLKLATSLDGCLALADGSSQWITGPVARAHVHALRARSEAILVGGGTLRADSPRLDVRLEGLEQQSPERWVLTRSSAPAGWRAIAAPTDIAHMADCQYLFVEGGAGAAASFLAADLVDRLLIYRAPIVIGGGLPCIGDLGLADLASAHGRWRSAGRRTLGSDTLEIYERTRCLQA from the coding sequence ATGCCCGGCAATAGGGCGGACGCGGTCTGGCTGGCCACCGCCGCCCGGCTGGGCACACGCGGGCGGCCCGAAAGCCGCCCCAACCCGGCGGTCGGCGCGATTGTCGTGCAGAACGGCGTGGTCGTCGGGCGCGGCTGGACCCGCGCGGGCGGGCGCCCCCACGCCGAAGCCGAAGCCCTGGCCATGGCGGGCGATGCGGCGCGCGGCGCGGCGCTCTACGTCTCGCTCGAACCCTGCGCGCACCAGAGCGTGCGCGGCCCCTCCTGTTCCTCGCTGATTGCCGCGGCGCAAATCGCCCGCGTGGTCGCGGGTGTGGAAGACCCCGATCCGCGCACCGCCGGAGCAGGCCTCGCTCTCCTGCGCGCCGCCGGGATCGATGCGCAACTGCTCCCCTCCCCCGAAGCGGAGGCCAGCCTTGAAGGCTATCTCATGCAGCGCCGCCACGGCCGCCCGCATGTCACGCTCAAGCTCGCCACCTCGCTCGACGGCTGCCTCGCGCTGGCCGACGGGTCCAGCCAATGGATCACCGGGCCGGTGGCCCGTGCCCATGTCCACGCGCTGCGCGCGCGCAGCGAAGCGATTCTCGTCGGCGGCGGCACCTTGCGGGCCGATTCGCCCCGGCTCGATGTCCGGCTCGAAGGGCTGGAACAGCAAAGCCCCGAACGGTGGGTGCTGACGCGTTCCAGCGCGCCGGCCGGCTGGCGGGCCATCGCCGCCCCCACCGACATCGCGCATATGGCGGATTGCCAGTACCTGTTCGTCGAAGGCGGCGCGGGCGCGGCGGCCAGCTTCCTCGCCGCCGATCTGGTGGACCGGCTGCTGATCTACCGCGCGCCCATCGTCATCGGCGGCGGCCTGCCGTGCATCGGCGATCTGGGGCTGGCCGATCTGGCCAGTGCACATGGCCGCTGGCGCAGCGCGGGGCGGCGGACGCTTGGCAGCGACACGCTGGAAATTTATGAGAGGACGCGATGTTTACAGGCATAA
- a CDS encoding GNAT family protein, whose protein sequence is MNRQPVLEGERLLLRPLRPDDWAALYGVASDSLIWALHPAHDRWREPVFRAFFDDALAHGGALAAIDKASGALIGSSRFQNHDCAGGGSVEIGWTFLARSHWGGAWNRAMKRLMIGHALGAVAQVRFVVGADNLRSRRAMEKIGGHLTGVRETRMMAGMPVEHVHYAITRASFAAGPLA, encoded by the coding sequence ATGAACCGGCAGCCGGTCCTCGAAGGGGAGCGGCTGCTGCTTCGGCCGCTCAGGCCCGATGATTGGGCGGCGCTTTATGGCGTCGCCTCCGATTCGCTGATCTGGGCGCTCCATCCCGCGCATGACCGCTGGCGGGAACCGGTATTCCGCGCCTTCTTCGACGATGCGCTGGCCCATGGCGGTGCGCTTGCCGCGATCGACAAGGCCAGCGGCGCGCTGATCGGCTCGTCGCGCTTTCAGAACCATGATTGCGCTGGCGGCGGTTCGGTCGAGATCGGCTGGACTTTCCTTGCGCGCAGCCATTGGGGCGGCGCGTGGAATCGCGCCATGAAGCGGCTGATGATCGGCCATGCGCTGGGCGCGGTCGCGCAGGTGCGCTTTGTGGTTGGGGCGGACAATCTCCGCTCGCGCCGGGCGATGGAAAAGATCGGCGGGCACCTTACCGGCGTGCGCGAAACCCGGATGATGGCGGGCATGCCGGTGGAGCATGTCCATTACGCGATAACCCGGGCCAGCTTTGCCGCGGGGCCACTGGCGTGA
- a CDS encoding SprT family zinc-dependent metalloprotease codes for MIDWLRRDREPPTVILGGAPVPIMLRRHARTRRMTLRLAPDGSEVRVTLPQWGRTADAVDFALARRDWLETQLARIPAAAPPTPGGTVRYCGESLPIVWTATAPRSPRIVDGAVQAGGPEDGLPGRLRRWLEREALALMSADLAFYCERAGLQVPPVRLSRAQRRWGSCAGDGTIRLNWRLVQAPPAVRRSVVAHEVAHLVHFDHSPAFHALLAHLFEGDLPAANRWLKTEGRSLYAPFG; via the coding sequence ATGATCGACTGGCTGCGCCGCGACCGGGAGCCGCCCACCGTGATCCTGGGCGGGGCGCCGGTTCCGATCATGCTGCGCCGCCATGCCCGGACCCGCCGGATGACGCTGCGCCTCGCCCCCGATGGCAGCGAAGTGCGCGTGACTTTGCCGCAATGGGGCCGCACCGCCGATGCGGTGGATTTCGCGCTGGCCCGGCGTGACTGGCTGGAAACCCAACTGGCCCGCATTCCCGCCGCCGCCCCGCCCACTCCGGGCGGCACAGTGCGGTATTGCGGGGAATCCCTGCCGATCGTCTGGACCGCGACAGCGCCACGCTCCCCCCGGATCGTGGACGGCGCGGTGCAGGCAGGCGGCCCCGAAGACGGATTGCCCGGCCGCTTGCGCCGCTGGCTCGAACGGGAAGCGCTGGCGCTGATGAGCGCGGACCTGGCGTTCTATTGCGAGCGGGCGGGGTTGCAGGTGCCGCCCGTGCGCCTTTCGCGCGCGCAGCGGCGCTGGGGCAGTTGCGCCGGCGACGGGACGATCCGGCTCAACTGGCGGCTGGTCCAGGCCCCGCCCGCCGTGCGCCGTTCGGTGGTGGCGCACGAAGTGGCGCATCTGGTGCATTTCGACCATTCGCCCGCGTTCCATGCCTTGCTCGCCCATCTGTTCGAAGGCGATCTTCCCGCCGCAAACCGCTGGCTCAAGACCGAAGGGCGCAGCCTCTACGCTCCGTTCGGCTGA
- a CDS encoding nuclear transport factor 2 family protein, which produces MNETLIRAYYAAYNALDADGLARLLAPDVELVSAMGTQTGRDAYLATYRYMTGMFTDVMTPEHIAADGDTITVTIHDSLTAKADIADFMGQSLKAGEELVLRLQGQYTLRDGLIARIAITPLA; this is translated from the coding sequence ATGAATGAAACGCTGATCCGCGCGTACTATGCCGCCTACAACGCGCTCGACGCGGACGGGCTGGCCCGGTTGCTCGCCCCCGATGTCGAGCTGGTCTCCGCCATGGGCACGCAAACCGGGCGCGACGCATACCTTGCAACCTATCGCTATATGACCGGGATGTTCACGGACGTGATGACGCCCGAACACATCGCCGCGGACGGCGATACGATCACCGTGACCATTCACGACAGCCTCACCGCCAAAGCCGATATCGCCGATTTCATGGGCCAATCGCTCAAGGCCGGGGAAGAACTCGTCCTCCGCCTGCAAGGCCAATACACGCTCCGCGACGGCCTCATCGCCCGTATAGCCATCACGCCCCTCGCCTGA
- a CDS encoding riboflavin synthase, with protein sequence MFTGITTAIGTIRALETRGDLHAVIACPYDPATIAIGASIACSGVCLTVVERGGTAGDAWFSVDISGETQARTVPGRWAVGSALNLEPALRLGDELGGHIVTGHVDAVGTVAARVAEGDSIRLTIAAPRDMAPYIAAKGSITVDGASLTVNTVEDQADGSVHFGLNIIPHTAAVTTLGGLQAGDSVNLEIDVLARYLQRMQSLRG encoded by the coding sequence ATGTTTACAGGCATAACCACCGCCATCGGCACCATTCGCGCACTCGAGACGCGCGGCGATCTGCACGCCGTGATCGCCTGCCCCTACGATCCGGCAACCATCGCCATCGGCGCATCGATCGCCTGCTCGGGCGTCTGCCTGACCGTGGTGGAACGCGGCGGCACCGCAGGCGATGCCTGGTTCAGCGTGGATATCTCCGGCGAAACCCAGGCGCGCACGGTGCCAGGCCGCTGGGCCGTGGGCTCCGCGCTCAATCTCGAACCGGCGCTCCGGCTGGGCGATGAACTGGGCGGGCATATCGTCACCGGTCATGTCGATGCCGTGGGCACCGTGGCGGCGCGCGTGGCGGAAGGCGATTCGATTCGCCTCACCATCGCCGCGCCGCGGGATATGGCCCCCTATATCGCGGCCAAGGGCTCGATCACGGTCGACGGCGCTTCGTTGACGGTCAACACGGTGGAAGACCAGGCGGATGGCAGCGTTCATTTCGGCCTCAACATCATCCCCCATACCGCTGCGGTGACGACGCTGGGCGGCCTGCAGGCGGGCGATAGCGTCAATCTGGAAATCGACGTGCTCGCCCGCTATCTCCAGCGGATGCAAAGCCTGCGGGGGTAA
- a CDS encoding aromatic amino acid transaminase: MLDRLDQQPADALLALIKLYDADPRADKIDLGVGVYRTDDGATPVFAAVKAAEQKLVAEQDSKAYLGPEGDMGFVHALMPYVFGAQNPTMDGRIDGMQAPGGTGGLRLAFALAKRAGIKRIITGGPTWPNHPQILADLGMESVNFNHARADGTADLDALRTAIANAQDGDALLLHGCCHNPTGIDYTPAQWDEIAALVADSGLLPIIDLAYQGLGQGMEEDAAGMRKVLAAVPEALICYSCDKNFGLYRERVGALYVLTRSAADTAKVLTNGHILARVNWSQPPDHGAAAARIVLEDAGLTRQWLAELDEMRGRMREVRDALAAADNRVAGLDLTAIATQNGLFSILNLDKDQILAIRERHGVYMAGSGRINVAGLTMGNIEKFIAALADVAG; the protein is encoded by the coding sequence ATGTTAGACCGCCTCGACCAACAGCCCGCCGATGCGCTTCTCGCGCTGATCAAGCTCTACGATGCCGACCCCCGCGCCGACAAGATCGACCTGGGCGTGGGCGTCTATCGCACCGATGACGGGGCCACCCCCGTGTTCGCGGCGGTGAAAGCGGCGGAGCAGAAACTCGTCGCCGAGCAGGATTCCAAGGCTTACCTCGGCCCCGAAGGCGATATGGGCTTCGTCCATGCGCTGATGCCCTATGTCTTCGGCGCGCAGAACCCGACGATGGACGGCCGGATCGACGGGATGCAGGCCCCGGGCGGCACCGGCGGCCTTCGCCTCGCTTTCGCGCTGGCCAAGCGCGCGGGCATCAAGCGGATCATCACCGGCGGCCCGACCTGGCCGAATCACCCGCAGATCCTTGCCGATCTCGGCATGGAAAGCGTGAACTTCAATCACGCCAGGGCCGATGGCACCGCCGATCTGGATGCGCTGCGCACCGCGATCGCCAACGCGCAGGACGGCGACGCGCTGTTGCTGCACGGTTGCTGTCACAACCCCACCGGGATCGATTACACCCCGGCCCAGTGGGACGAGATCGCCGCACTGGTGGCCGATTCCGGCCTGCTGCCGATCATCGACCTTGCCTATCAGGGCCTCGGTCAGGGTATGGAAGAAGACGCGGCCGGCATGCGCAAGGTGCTGGCTGCCGTACCGGAAGCGCTGATCTGCTACAGCTGCGACAAGAACTTCGGCCTCTACCGCGAACGCGTCGGTGCGCTCTATGTGCTTACCCGCAGCGCGGCGGACACCGCCAAAGTGCTGACCAACGGCCACATTCTGGCCCGCGTCAACTGGTCGCAGCCGCCCGATCATGGCGCCGCGGCCGCCCGCATCGTGCTGGAAGATGCCGGGCTCACCCGGCAGTGGCTGGCCGAGCTTGACGAAATGCGCGGCCGTATGCGCGAAGTGCGCGATGCGCTGGCCGCGGCGGATAACCGGGTGGCCGGCCTCGATCTCACCGCTATCGCCACGCAGAACGGGCTGTTCTCGATCCTCAATCTCGACAAGGATCAGATTCTCGCCATCCGTGAAAGGCACGGCGTCTATATGGCGGGTTCGGGCCGGATCAACGTGGCCGGGCTCACCATGGGCAATATCGAGAAATTCATCGCCGCGCTGGCGGATGTCGCCGGCTGA